In Melanotaenia boesemani isolate fMelBoe1 chromosome 16, fMelBoe1.pri, whole genome shotgun sequence, the following proteins share a genomic window:
- the pkd2l1 gene encoding LOW QUALITY PROTEIN: polycystic kidney disease 2-like 1 protein (The sequence of the model RefSeq protein was modified relative to this genomic sequence to represent the inferred CDS: substituted 1 base at 1 genomic stop codon) encodes MKFLNNRAESHLTGQVDSELDSMGNGAWVNHGYCESPPPLPQVVSAIYSPQPLFQDSMDSIYKLDAPDRFPEEPSSPDQKVMRKRRGCCSFFKGFWGTAMTENTSNNREKFIRTTMRELLVYIVFLVDICLLTYGMTSSSTYYYTNAMTDLFVNSASANGVTFQSIGSMADFWTYAQGPLLDGLYWTKWYNNQPLDSGNKSFIYYENMLLGVPRMRQIKMKNNSCKVPTDFKEEITECFDVYNEKKEDDLSFGLINGTAWTYHTEKAIQGSSYWGLLTTYSGAGYYQDLSLAKEESTDILTELMDNLWLDRGTRAVFIDFSTYNANINMFCVIRLVVEFPATGGAIPSYQIRTVKLIRYVTHWDYFVLGCELVFCVFILYYIVEEILELRIHKFAYLKSIWNILDIVVILLAIVAIVFNIFRTIKVSNLLGKLLEQPDIYADFEFLAFWQMQYNNMNAVNLFFAWIKIFKYISFNKTMSQLSNTLGRCAKDILGFAIMFFIVFFAYAQLGYLLFGTEVQSFSTFMKCISTQFRIILGDFDYDAIDSANRVLGPIYFVSYVFFVFFVLLNMFLAIINDTYSEVKEELSSQKDELQLTDIIKQSYMKTFTRLKLKREKISDVQRALQSGSGEIEFKDFKETLKEMGHADHEISAAFSEFDRDGNKILDKDEQERMKMELEEKRDALNAELNNLGKNYGKELPERPPVTSDEHSSQNYVDQEEFLRLSQQVLHIESSVAGITARIELIMDKLGLREKAKGKETSTXSASDGRVLVHDDRAMKAEVSSRKPGAGTNSTLDLHM; translated from the exons ATGAAGTTCTTGAACAACCGGGCCGAGAGCCACCTCACCGGGCAGGTGGATAGTGAGCTGGACAGCATGGGTAACGGGGCTTGGGTGAACCACGGCTACTGTGAATCTCCTCCACCCTTACCCCAGGTTGTCAGCGCTATCTACAGCCCCCAGCCTCTTTTCCAGGACTCCATGGATAGCATATACAAACTAGATGCCCCGGACCGGTTCCCAGAGGAACCATCATCCCCAGACCAAAAGGTGATGAGGAAAAGACGAGgctgctgttctttttttaaag GGTTTTGGGGCACGGCAATGACCGAAAACACCTCGAACAACAGAGAGAAGTTTATCCGAACCACTATGAGGGAGTTACTGGTCTACATAGTGTTCCTGGTGGACATTTGCCTCT TGACATACGGCATGACCAGCTCAAGCACCTACTATTACACCAATGCCATGACGGACCTGTTTGTGAATTCAGCCAGTGCAAATGGGGTTACGTTTCAGTCCATTGGCTCCATGGCCGACTTCTGGACT TATGCCCAGGGTCCACTACTGGATGGCCTCTACTGGACAAAATGGTACAATAACCAGCCCCTTGACAGTGGAAACAAGTCTTTCATCTACTATGAGAACATGCTGCTGGGTGTTCCCAGGATGAGGCAGATCAAGATGAAGAACAACTCCTGCAAGGTCCCCACAGACTTCAAAGAAGAGATCACAGAATGTTTTGATGTTTACAATGAGAAGAAAGAGGATGACCTTAGCTTTGGCCTCATTAATGGCACTGC CTGGACCTACCACACAGAGAAAGCGATCCAAGGATCCTCTTACTGGGGCTTGCTGACCACCTACAGTGGAGCTGGATACTATCAAGACCTGAGTCTTGCCAAAGAGGAGAGCACTGACATCCTAACGGAGCTGATGGACAACCTTTGGCTGGACCGAGGAACCAGAGCAGTCTTCATTGACTTTTCAACCTACAACGCAAACATCAACATGTTCTGCGTGATCAG GTTGGTGGTTGAATTCCCAGCAACTGGTGGTGCAATCCCTTCCTACCAGATCAGAACAGTTAAACTGATTCGCTACGTCACCCACTGGGACTACTTTGTCCTTGGCTGTGAGTTGGTCTTCTGTGTGTTCATCCTCTACTATATTGTGGAGGAGATACTTGAGCTGCGGATACATAAGTTTGCCTATTTAAAAAGCATCTGGAACATACTGGATATTGTGGTCATATTG CTCGCCATTGTTGCCATCGTCTTCAATATTTTCCGAACCATCAAAGTAAGCAACTTGCTCGGTAAACTGTTGGAACAGCCAGACATCTATGCTGACTTTGAATTTCTGGCATTTTGGCAAATGCAGTATAACAACATGAATGCAGTGAACTTGTTCTTCGCCTGGATCAAG ATTTTTAAGTACATCAGTTTTAATAAGACCATGTCGCAGCTGTCCAACACACTCGGTCGATGTGCCAAAGACATCTTGGGATTTGCCATCATGTTCTTCATTGTCTTCTTCGCTTATGCTCAGCTTGGATATTTACTGTTTGGAACGGAGGTTCAATCTTTCAGCACCTTCATGAAGTGCAT CTCCACACAGTTCAGAATCATCCTTGGAGACTTTGATTATGATGCCATTGACAGCGCTAACAGAGTTCTTGGACCAATCTACTTTGTCAGCTatgtgttctttgttttctttgttctccTG AATATGTTTCTGGCTATCATAAATGACACATATTCAGAGGTTAAGGAGGAACTCTCGTCCCAAAAAGATGAACTCCAACTTACTGACATCATCAAACAG AGCTACATGAAGACATTCACGAGGTTGAAacttaaaagagagaaaatatcaGATGTTCAGAGGGCTCTGCAATCTGGATCTGGAGAAATTGAATTCAAGGACTTCAAAGAAACTCTTAAGGA GATGGGACACGCTGACCATGAAATATCTGCAGCCTTCTCAGAGTTTGACCGTGATGGGAACAAAATTCTTGACAAAGATGAACaagagaggatgaagatggagctGGAGGAAAAGAGG GATGCTCTTAATGCTGAACTCAACAATCTTGGTAAGAATTATGGGAAAGAATTACCAGAGAGGCCTCCTGTCACTTCAGATGAGCACTCCAGTCAAAACTATGTGGATCAGGAAGAGTTTCTAAG ACTGTCCCAACAGGTTCTCCATATTGAAAGCTCTGTCGCAGGCATCACTGCCAGGATTGAGCTGATTATGGACAAACTAGGATTACGTGAGAAAGCTAAAGGGAAGGAAACA AGTACTTAATCTGCTTCGGATGGCCGTGTCCTCGTTCATGATGACCGAGCAATGAAGGCTGAGGTGTCATCCAGAAAACCAGGGGCTGGCACCAACTCCACACTCGACTTGCATATGTAA